One genomic region from Marmota flaviventris isolate mMarFla1 chromosome 6, mMarFla1.hap1, whole genome shotgun sequence encodes:
- the LOC114095056 gene encoding glutathione S-transferase A4-like — MAAKPKLYYFNGRGRRESIRWLLAAAGVEFEEEFIETREHYKKLQKDGCLLFGQVPLVEIDGMMLTQTRAILSYLAAKYNLYGKDLKERVRIDMYTDGTLDLMIMIACAAFQPPKEKEENYAEIVKKAKNRYFPIFEKILKDHGEDFLVGNKFSWADIQLLEAILMVEEFDAPVLSDFPLLKAFKTRISNIPTIKKFLQHGSQRKPPPDSHYVEVVRTVLQS; from the exons ATGGCAGCCAAACCCAAGCTCTACTACTTTAATGGCCGAGGCAGGAGGGAGTCCATCCGCTGGCTGCTGGCTGCAGCTGGAGTGGAG TTTGAAGAAGAATTTATTGAAACAAGAGAACATTATAAGAAGTTGCAGAAAG ATGGATGCCTGCTTTTTGGCCAAGTGCCTTTGGTTGAAATTGATGGAATGATGCTGACCCAGACTAGAGCCATCCTCAGCTATCTTGCTGCCAAGTACAACTTGTATGGGAAGGACCTGAAGGAGAGAGTCAG GATTGACATGTACACTGATGGCACCCTGGACCTGATGATAATGATTGCATGTGCTGCATTCCAACCCcccaaggagaaagaggaaaactaTGCTGAAATTGTGAAGAAAGCTAAAAACCGTTACTTCCCCATCTTTGAAAAG atTCTGAAAGATCATGGAGAGGATTTTCTCGTTGGCAACAAATTCAGCTGGGCAGATATACAGCTGTTAGAAGCTATTTTAATGGTGGAAGAATTTGATGCTCCTGTCCTCTCTGACTTCCCGCTGCTAAAG GCATTTAAAACAAGAATCAGCAACATTCCTACAATTAAGAAGTTTCTACAGCATGGGAGTCAGAGGAAGCCGCCCCCAGACAGCCACTATGTTGAAGTTGTCAGGACGGTTCTTCAGTCCTAA